The Thermodesulfobacteriota bacterium genome window below encodes:
- a CDS encoding carbon-nitrogen hydrolase family protein: MKNENKFTAAAVQMSPVFLNKDETIGKVISLIEEAASNGANLIVFPEATIPCYPYWPKDLGSVEGRKMVLDAFTDLHKNSIEIPSKDTDKLAKAAKNAGAYVVIGVNEKDGGTLYNTILYLGKNGKVLGKHRKLMSIDSEKCIWGMGGAEDLLVLDTGLGKLGGFFCYEHHLTLARYAMFTKGEQIHAGLWAGHGFVKPTMDFASKQYAFEGQVFVIVSSGYINEDMIPDSFALKENTLWDYPGGSGIISPRGEYIAGPVYGKEDIVYADIDTDMILRAKAVIDGAGHFSRPDIFEFNIKDSDSNVDGVKEIAERQAEIEEKLQKLLDKISEQQ; this comes from the coding sequence ATGAAGAACGAAAACAAATTTACTGCTGCTGCAGTTCAAATGTCGCCCGTCTTTCTTAATAAGGACGAGACCATAGGAAAAGTAATTAGCCTTATTGAAGAGGCAGCTTCAAACGGAGCAAACCTAATCGTATTTCCTGAGGCCACTATTCCCTGCTATCCCTACTGGCCAAAAGACCTAGGATCTGTAGAAGGCAGAAAAATGGTTTTAGACGCTTTTACGGATCTTCACAAGAATTCAATTGAAATCCCTTCAAAAGATACTGATAAATTAGCCAAGGCAGCAAAGAATGCCGGCGCATATGTTGTAATAGGTGTCAACGAGAAAGATGGAGGGACTCTATACAACACGATTTTATATCTTGGCAAAAATGGGAAAGTTCTGGGTAAACACAGAAAACTTATGTCCATTGATAGTGAAAAATGCATTTGGGGCATGGGTGGAGCAGAGGATCTTTTGGTTTTAGATACAGGTCTTGGCAAGCTAGGGGGATTTTTCTGCTATGAGCACCACTTAACACTGGCACGCTATGCCATGTTTACAAAAGGTGAGCAAATACACGCGGGCCTATGGGCAGGTCACGGTTTTGTAAAGCCTACGATGGACTTCGCCAGCAAACAGTATGCCTTTGAGGGACAGGTATTTGTCATAGTTTCCTCTGGGTATATAAATGAAGATATGATTCCAGATAGTTTTGCGCTAAAGGAAAATACTCTTTGGGACTATCCCGGAGGAAGCGGGATAATTAGCCCTAGGGGCGAATACATTGCTGGACCAGTCTACGGGAAAGAAGATATTGTTTATGCAGATATTGATACCGACATGATACTTCGCGCAAAAGCTGTTATTGATGGAGCTGGGCATTTCTCAAGACCAGATATTTTTGAGTTCAACATTAAAGATAGTGATTCCAATGTTGACGGAGTTAAAGAGATTGCCGAAAGACAAGCTGAGATTGAAGAAAAACTTCAGAAACTACTAGATAAAATATCCGAGCAACAATAA
- a CDS encoding ABC transporter permease, whose product MLSNYFERVGSYVINLIATFGEILEFLYKAVYATVTRPYNFRLVLEQIDEIGFKSIPIVIAASMAIGMVMVVQLAWGFVNFGAKGLVGPLVSLSFVRELGPVVASLLVGGRVGAGITAEIGSMKVTEQIDAIRTMGADPMKKLVAPRLLAAIISFPILAAIADFTGILGAMIMSNIDLDVKPQLFISTMLEWVTKEDVISGIAKTFFFGIIVAITGCYVGMRAGGGTQGVGRATTETVVVALLLIIIGDFVLTKLFLLL is encoded by the coding sequence ATGCTAAGTAACTATTTCGAAAGAGTCGGATCTTATGTAATTAATCTCATCGCCACTTTTGGCGAAATTCTCGAATTTTTATACAAAGCGGTATACGCGACTGTTACCCGTCCCTACAATTTTCGACTAGTACTAGAGCAGATTGATGAAATTGGATTTAAATCAATACCAATTGTTATAGCTGCTTCTATGGCAATAGGTATGGTTATGGTAGTACAGCTAGCGTGGGGATTTGTAAACTTTGGAGCAAAGGGTTTAGTAGGGCCTTTGGTTTCGCTCTCATTTGTAAGAGAGTTGGGACCGGTAGTGGCCTCACTACTTGTTGGAGGTAGAGTTGGCGCCGGAATAACAGCAGAGATTGGCTCTATGAAGGTGACAGAGCAAATAGATGCTATCAGAACTATGGGCGCTGATCCTATGAAGAAATTGGTAGCTCCAAGGCTGCTTGCTGCTATTATATCATTTCCAATCTTAGCTGCTATTGCTGATTTCACTGGTATTTTGGGCGCTATGATTATGTCCAATATTGATCTTGATGTTAAGCCTCAGCTATTTATCTCTACAATGCTTGAATGGGTAACAAAGGAAGATGTTATAAGCGGTATTGCTAAGACATTCTTTTTTGGAATTATTGTGGCTATAACCGGGTGCTATGTAGGAATGAGGGCAGGCGGCGGAACGCAGGGAGTTGGACGTGCTACAACAGAAACTGTTGTTGTGGCTCTACTTTTAATTATCATAGGCGATTTTGTTCTTACAAAACTATTTCTACTCCTATAA
- a CDS encoding lytic transglycosylase domain-containing protein, with translation MFKALYNNIKFSFFGIIKISIFVVFFGLAGFLVLKTDNVSGLNTASIKGFLNGSDNITLLNSNFSSSSEWSQDLENLSIEDITPQEAEIFLFILKLSDSINPTDARKLAKLIVEECSKNDLDPYLILAVIQIESDFTPKAVSSRGAIGLMQVMPKTGEYVAKDLGISYKGHKSLYDPFVNVKLGIHYISYLEERFDSTESALAAYNYGPTKFANSKTLANTTPKYVKKVLKFKNFLEEESILLAKRS, from the coding sequence ATGTTTAAAGCTTTATATAATAATATTAAGTTCTCTTTTTTTGGAATAATTAAGATTTCAATATTCGTAGTATTTTTTGGGCTTGCAGGTTTTCTTGTTCTAAAAACCGATAATGTCTCTGGATTAAATACAGCAAGCATCAAAGGATTTTTAAATGGATCTGACAATATCACTTTATTAAACAGCAATTTTTCTAGTAGTAGTGAGTGGTCTCAAGATTTGGAAAACCTATCCATAGAGGATATAACGCCGCAAGAGGCTGAAATCTTCTTATTTATATTAAAATTGTCAGATAGCATTAATCCAACAGACGCCCGTAAACTGGCAAAACTTATTGTAGAAGAATGTAGTAAGAATGATCTAGATCCTTACTTAATCCTAGCAGTAATTCAGATTGAGAGTGATTTTACTCCAAAAGCAGTCTCTTCTAGAGGTGCGATAGGACTTATGCAGGTTATGCCAAAGACCGGTGAATATGTAGCAAAAGACTTGGGTATTTCCTATAAAGGCCACAAATCTTTATATGATCCATTTGTAAACGTTAAGCTAGGCATACACTATATCTCTTATCTTGAAGAAAGGTTTGATAGCACTGAAAGCGCTCTTGCCGCGTATAACTATGGGCCAACCAAATTTGCCAACAGTAAAACATTGGCAAATACCACTCCTAAGTATGTTAAGAAGGTACTTAAGTTCAAGAATTTCCTAGAGGAAGAGAGTATCTTGCTTGCAAAGAGAAGTTAA
- a CDS encoding nicotinate phosphoribosyltransferase, protein MNQKGFKVSEGILFTDQYQLTMAQLFFSLGLHEKSAQFDHFFRNYPDYGSHQAGYCINAGLEWAVRWMLESEFGDQEISYLKDQKSSTGEPLFRDDFLIWLRENGNYNNVTLRAIPEGRVVHPNVPITVVQGPLAMTQILESGLLNKLNYQTLIATKAARIKDTARGQPLLEFGLRRGQDKGVNAGVRAALIGGADFSSNVGISHALGYQPKGTHGHSMVQVFIAMGEGEIGAFRAYAELYPDDCLLLVDTINTLESGIPNAIKVFEELRRGGHEPAGIRLDSGDLAYLSIRSAAMLDKAGFPNTKIVLSNSIDELVVWQIITQIEQEASKFGVDPSSLIKRLVYGVGTNLITSNGAPALDGVYKMVALSKGGEWTPSMKLSDSPEKTHNPGSKSVWRIYDTRNMATADLLTAAETDPSKMDEIVLRHSSDHNKYRVLKKNEMQEAEPLLETVLDKGQLVYKFPTIEEIRAQRKADMERLDSGIKRIVNPHIYHVSLSEELWNLKNDLTKSAK, encoded by the coding sequence ATGAACCAAAAAGGGTTTAAAGTCTCAGAAGGGATACTTTTTACCGACCAATATCAGCTCACTATGGCCCAGCTGTTTTTTTCCCTAGGGCTTCATGAAAAATCAGCTCAGTTTGATCATTTCTTTAGAAATTACCCGGACTACGGCTCTCATCAGGCAGGTTACTGTATTAATGCAGGGCTGGAGTGGGCAGTGCGCTGGATGCTGGAATCAGAATTTGGCGATCAGGAGATTTCTTATCTTAAGGATCAAAAAAGTAGTACAGGTGAACCTTTATTTAGAGATGATTTTCTAATATGGCTCAGAGAAAACGGAAACTACAACAATGTAACTCTTAGAGCAATACCAGAAGGTAGGGTAGTTCATCCCAATGTGCCCATAACCGTTGTCCAGGGCCCTCTTGCAATGACACAAATACTCGAGTCAGGGCTGCTTAACAAACTTAACTATCAAACTCTCATTGCTACTAAAGCTGCAAGAATAAAGGACACTGCTAGAGGACAGCCTCTTTTGGAATTTGGCCTAAGACGAGGACAGGATAAAGGGGTAAATGCCGGTGTGAGAGCAGCTCTTATTGGCGGAGCGGATTTTTCCTCGAACGTTGGTATATCTCACGCTCTTGGTTATCAACCCAAAGGAACACATGGCCATAGCATGGTTCAGGTATTTATAGCTATGGGAGAGGGTGAGATAGGGGCTTTTAGAGCCTATGCTGAGCTGTATCCCGATGACTGTCTTTTGTTAGTTGATACTATTAATACTCTAGAAAGCGGAATTCCTAATGCAATTAAGGTTTTTGAGGAATTAAGGCGAGGCGGCCATGAACCGGCCGGAATAAGGCTTGACTCCGGCGACTTGGCATACTTAAGCATTAGGTCTGCAGCTATGCTGGACAAAGCAGGATTCCCAAACACAAAGATTGTTCTTTCAAATTCAATTGATGAACTTGTGGTCTGGCAGATTATTACTCAGATAGAACAAGAGGCTTCAAAATTCGGGGTTGACCCATCTTCTTTGATAAAGCGGCTAGTTTACGGTGTCGGCACTAATTTGATAACCTCAAACGGCGCTCCAGCGTTAGATGGCGTATACAAAATGGTTGCACTCTCTAAAGGCGGCGAATGGACTCCTTCGATGAAGCTCTCTGATTCACCAGAGAAAACTCATAACCCGGGCAGTAAATCGGTCTGGCGCATATATGATACAAGAAATATGGCCACCGCCGACCTATTAACTGCAGCAGAGACAGATCCTTCAAAAATGGACGAGATAGTGCTAAGACATTCCTCTGATCATAATAAGTACAGAGTGTTGAAAAAAAATGAAATGCAAGAAGCCGAGCCTCTTTTAGAGACAGTTCTTGATAAGGGCCAACTTGTATATAAATTCCCTACTATAGAAGAAATAAGAGCTCAACGAAAAGCCGATATGGAGCGTCTGGATTCGGGAATAAAAAGAATTGTTAACCCTCACATCTATCACGTCTCCTTATCAGAGGAGCTTTGGAATCTAAAGAATGATTTAACAAAATCAGCAAAGTAA
- the grxC gene encoding glutaredoxin 3: protein MTKVVIYTSTYCGYCRAAKGLLNNKGVEFVEIDLTSDHELRMELVEKHKWRTVPIITINDKLIGGYDELAALEREGELDKLLVIEIDE, encoded by the coding sequence TTGACTAAAGTTGTGATATATACAAGTACTTATTGTGGTTATTGCAGGGCCGCAAAAGGTCTTCTCAATAATAAGGGAGTTGAATTTGTTGAGATCGATCTTACAAGTGATCATGAACTCAGAATGGAGCTCGTTGAAAAGCACAAATGGAGAACTGTGCCTATCATTACAATCAATGACAAGCTTATTGGCGGCTACGATGAGCTTGCAGCGCTTGAAAGAGAAGGCGAGCTGGACAAACTGCTTGTGATAGAAATAGATGAATAG
- a CDS encoding MIP/aquaporin family protein, protein MSKYLMELIGTFFLVLTIGMVVIEPGAGIFAPVAIGSVLMVMIYAGGHISGGHYNPAVTLAVWMRGRCPGSDVPAYMVSQVAGGIIAAFAVFLIKGDVPVEVGVISPIPSLLAEFLFTFALCFVVLNVATSKNTEGNSFYGLAIGFTVLVGAYAVGSISGGAFNPAVAVGIITMGLIDISSIWIFLIANFLGGIVAAVAFNAMNPDDK, encoded by the coding sequence ATGAGCAAATACTTAATGGAGTTGATAGGTACGTTTTTTCTCGTTCTGACTATAGGTATGGTAGTTATTGAACCGGGTGCTGGAATTTTTGCGCCGGTGGCTATTGGATCAGTACTAATGGTAATGATCTATGCTGGAGGGCATATCTCTGGCGGGCATTACAACCCTGCAGTTACTCTCGCCGTTTGGATGAGAGGCCGCTGCCCGGGAAGTGACGTGCCAGCATATATGGTTTCTCAGGTTGCCGGAGGTATTATTGCAGCCTTTGCTGTATTTCTAATTAAAGGTGACGTTCCTGTTGAAGTAGGCGTTATAAGCCCCATTCCTTCACTTCTTGCCGAATTTCTTTTTACATTCGCACTTTGTTTTGTGGTTCTAAATGTGGCCACATCTAAGAATACAGAAGGAAATTCTTTTTATGGGTTAGCAATCGGGTTTACGGTACTAGTCGGCGCATATGCAGTTGGAAGCATATCTGGCGGTGCATTTAACCCAGCAGTTGCTGTTGGTATTATTACAATGGGCCTTATTGATATCTCAAGTATTTGGATATTTCTAATTGCCAACTTCTTAGGCGGAATAGTTGCCGCCGTAGCATTCAATGCTATGAATCCTGACGATAAGTAA